One Egicoccus halophilus genomic region harbors:
- a CDS encoding LLM class flavin-dependent oxidoreductase, whose amino-acid sequence MELGIYSFVESTPDPVTGVAVSPVQRLRDLLEEIQLADEVGLDVFGIGEHHRPDYLSSSPATVLAAAAARTRRIRLTSAVSVLSSDDPVRVFQAFATLDLLSEGRAEIMAGRGSFVESFPLFGYDLHDYDELFDEKLRLLDELRGSEHVTWHGRHRAPIEDRGVYPRPLQDPLPLWVAVGGSPPSVVRAARLGLPMALAIIGGQPARFRPLVERYRQAVTEAGHAALPVSINGHGFLADTSQRASDLAWPPTELMMNRIGRERGWPPQRRVDFEAQTQLSGAYVVGSPQQVAEKILWQHRLFAHDRFLLQLTVGTMPHADVLRAIELYGTEVAPIVRRELATGER is encoded by the coding sequence ATGGAGCTCGGGATCTACAGCTTCGTCGAGTCCACACCCGACCCGGTCACGGGCGTCGCGGTGTCCCCGGTGCAGCGCCTGCGCGACCTGCTCGAGGAGATCCAGCTCGCCGACGAGGTCGGCCTCGACGTGTTCGGCATCGGTGAGCACCACCGCCCGGACTACCTCTCGTCGTCGCCGGCGACGGTGCTCGCGGCCGCCGCCGCACGCACGCGGCGGATCCGGCTCACCAGCGCCGTCAGCGTCCTGAGTTCCGACGACCCGGTCCGGGTGTTCCAGGCGTTCGCGACGCTCGACCTGCTCTCGGAGGGGCGCGCCGAGATCATGGCGGGACGGGGCTCGTTCGTGGAGTCGTTCCCGCTGTTCGGCTACGACCTGCACGACTACGACGAACTGTTCGACGAGAAGCTGCGGCTGCTCGACGAACTGCGCGGGTCCGAGCACGTCACCTGGCACGGCCGGCACCGGGCCCCGATCGAGGACCGCGGTGTCTATCCCCGGCCGCTGCAGGACCCTCTGCCGTTGTGGGTCGCGGTCGGCGGCAGCCCGCCCTCGGTGGTACGGGCCGCACGGCTCGGCCTGCCGATGGCACTGGCGATCATCGGTGGACAGCCGGCCCGCTTCCGACCGCTCGTCGAGCGGTACCGACAGGCGGTCACCGAGGCCGGGCACGCCGCGTTGCCGGTGAGCATCAACGGCCACGGGTTCCTGGCCGACACCAGCCAGCGGGCCAGCGACCTCGCCTGGCCACCGACCGAGCTGATGATGAACCGGATCGGCCGGGAACGTGGCTGGCCGCCCCAACGCCGGGTCGACTTCGAGGCCCAGACCCAGCTGTCGGGCGCCTACGTCGTCGGCAGCCCCCAGCAGGTCGCCGAGAAGATCCTGTGGCAGCACCGGCTGTTCGCCCACGACCGGTTCCTGCTGCAGCTCACCGTCGGCACGATGCCCCACGCCGACGTGCTGCGCGCCATCGAGCTCTACGGCACGGAGGTGGCGCCGATCGTGCGCCGCGAGCTCGCGACGGGCGAGCGCTGA
- a CDS encoding O-methyltransferase gives MNRRASLPGIDALFGSPQSGGAERAEEPLTSATPSLPAGVPETEGVVAARQRVPEGTDVPDAAGTSLLGWLVSTGSVRTAVEIGSAAGVSGLALLASLAERGVLTSIEPDGQLHGLAGEAYRSVRAGARVRSIHGDATTVLPRLTDGGYDLVVWQLPVTDAAATIDHARRLLRPGGILLARGLVTAPEARWEAEAFILALVDDEDFAVSVLPVDGGVVLATHRAAPPA, from the coding sequence ATGAATCGTCGTGCGAGTCTGCCCGGCATCGATGCGTTGTTCGGTTCGCCCCAGTCGGGCGGAGCCGAACGTGCCGAGGAGCCCCTCACGTCCGCGACCCCGTCGCTGCCGGCCGGTGTGCCCGAGACCGAGGGCGTCGTGGCAGCGCGGCAGCGGGTGCCCGAGGGCACCGACGTGCCCGACGCGGCCGGGACCTCCCTGCTCGGCTGGCTGGTGTCGACCGGCTCGGTCCGCACGGCCGTCGAGATCGGCAGTGCCGCCGGCGTCTCGGGTCTCGCGCTGCTGGCCTCGCTGGCCGAACGCGGGGTGCTGACCTCGATCGAACCGGATGGTCAGCTCCACGGGTTGGCCGGTGAGGCCTACCGGTCCGTGCGTGCCGGCGCACGCGTGCGCTCGATCCACGGGGACGCCACCACGGTGCTGCCGCGGCTGACCGACGGCGGCTACGACCTGGTCGTGTGGCAGCTGCCGGTCACCGATGCCGCCGCGACGATCGACCACGCCCGTCGACTGCTGCGGCCCGGCGGCATCCTGTTGGCACGAGGGCTGGTCACGGCACCCGAAGCGCGATGGGAGGCCGAGGCGTTCATCCTCGCGCTCGTCGACGACGAGGACTTCGCCGTGTCCGTGCTGCCGGTCGACGGCGGCGTGGTGCTCGCGACCCACCGCGCCGCGCCGCCGGCCTGA
- a CDS encoding ABC transporter permease, with amino-acid sequence MSSLATAFADGAVVAKRNVIKIRRVPEVLVFVLLSPIMFVLLFAYVFGASIEIPGVNYREYLIAGIFAQTVVFGATFTGAGIAEDMQKGIIDRFRSLPMSRSAVLIGRTASDVIYNLLSIAIMALTGLLVGWRIRGSFLDAVAGFVLLLLFAYALSWVMGFVGLVVPSVEVINNASFLVIMPLTFVSNAFIDTRGLPTPLRVFADWNPVSAVTMAARQLFGNTGDGAFPVPEAWSMQNPVLYTLAWIGLILAVFVPLSVRQYRLSTTK; translated from the coding sequence ATGAGCAGCCTCGCCACCGCCTTCGCTGACGGCGCCGTCGTCGCCAAGCGCAACGTGATCAAGATCCGACGGGTGCCGGAGGTGCTCGTCTTCGTCCTGCTCTCCCCCATCATGTTCGTGCTGCTGTTCGCCTACGTGTTCGGGGCCTCGATCGAGATCCCGGGCGTGAACTACCGCGAGTACCTGATCGCCGGCATCTTCGCCCAGACGGTCGTGTTCGGGGCCACGTTCACCGGCGCCGGCATCGCCGAGGACATGCAGAAGGGCATCATCGACCGGTTCCGGTCGCTGCCGATGTCGCGCTCGGCGGTGCTGATCGGCCGCACCGCCAGCGACGTGATCTACAACCTGCTCTCGATCGCCATCATGGCGCTGACCGGGCTGCTGGTCGGCTGGCGCATCCGCGGATCGTTCCTCGACGCGGTCGCCGGGTTCGTCCTGCTGCTGCTGTTCGCCTACGCCCTGAGCTGGGTGATGGGCTTCGTCGGGCTGGTGGTGCCCAGCGTCGAGGTGATCAACAACGCCTCGTTCCTGGTGATCATGCCGCTGACGTTCGTCTCCAACGCCTTCATCGACACCCGGGGGTTGCCGACGCCGCTGCGGGTGTTCGCCGACTGGAACCCCGTCTCGGCGGTCACCATGGCGGCACGGCAACTGTTCGGCAACACCGGGGACGGGGCCTTTCCCGTCCCCGAGGCATGGTCGATGCAGAACCCGGTCCTGTACACGCTGGCCTGGATCGGCCTCATCCTGGCCGTGTTCGTCCCGCTGAGCGTGCGTCAGTACCGGCTGAGCACCACGAAGTGA
- a CDS encoding PfkB family carbohydrate kinase, with amino-acid sequence MAGTIAVFAPSVWVTVTLEQDAQEEDDVHLHAGGQGIWIARMLRQLGAQPIVCAPVGGESGRAFRGLTADWGIELRDVDTSAPSPVEVSDRREGDERRELARTRPPVLTRHEVDELYNQTLETALAAGTCVITGQFPERSLPVSFYGRLAADLTRYDVRVVGDFHDAELSAYLEGGRLDLLKVSDGDLVNDGLIEAGDRSEQAALAAAAELQEQGAGAVVLSRSDRPVIARFGEAVYRVTGPELSKVDSQGSGDSMTAAFAAGIAAGLDTEPMLARAWAAGAANITRRGSGGASPGLIDELLTHVTVDRLEAP; translated from the coding sequence ATGGCGGGCACGATCGCGGTCTTCGCGCCGTCGGTGTGGGTGACGGTCACCCTGGAACAGGATGCGCAGGAGGAGGACGACGTCCATCTCCATGCCGGCGGTCAGGGCATCTGGATCGCCCGGATGCTGCGGCAGCTGGGTGCGCAACCGATCGTCTGTGCGCCGGTCGGTGGCGAGAGCGGACGGGCGTTCCGTGGCCTCACCGCCGACTGGGGCATCGAGCTGCGTGACGTCGACACCTCGGCGCCCTCACCGGTGGAGGTCAGCGACCGCCGCGAGGGCGACGAACGTCGCGAACTCGCCCGGACCCGGCCGCCGGTGCTGACCCGGCACGAGGTCGACGAGCTCTACAACCAGACCCTGGAGACGGCGTTGGCCGCCGGGACCTGCGTCATCACCGGACAGTTCCCGGAACGCTCCCTGCCGGTGTCGTTCTACGGTCGTCTCGCCGCCGATCTGACGCGCTACGACGTCCGGGTCGTGGGCGACTTCCACGATGCCGAGTTGTCGGCCTACCTCGAGGGTGGGCGGCTCGACCTGCTCAAGGTCAGCGACGGCGACCTGGTCAACGACGGGCTCATCGAGGCCGGCGACCGCTCGGAGCAGGCGGCGCTCGCCGCGGCGGCCGAGCTGCAGGAGCAGGGCGCCGGCGCGGTCGTGCTGTCGCGTTCGGACCGCCCCGTGATCGCCCGGTTCGGGGAGGCGGTGTACCGGGTGACCGGCCCCGAGCTGTCCAAGGTCGACTCGCAGGGGTCGGGGGACTCCATGACGGCCGCGTTCGCGGCGGGGATCGCCGCCGGACTCGACACCGAGCCGATGCTCGCCCGTGCCTGGGCCGCAGGAGCCGCCAACATCACGCGCCGCGGCAGCGGCGGCGCGAGCCCGGGGCTCATCGACGAGTTGCTCACCCACGTCACCGTCGACCGACTGGAAGCACCATGA
- a CDS encoding RecQ family ATP-dependent DNA helicase has product MSPEALDPSATGIIRVAARDLLDHDRLRPGQKEAVQGVLDGRDTLVVLPTGSGKSAIYQLAAELIDGPTIVVSPLIALQADQVRSIAGHERLGEAVALNSTLRAAERRELFERLRRGELEFVFLAPEQLANPDTLDELRDAGVRLFVVDEAHCVSEWGHDFRPDYLRLGSAIEALGHPTVLALTATAAPPVRQEIVERLSLRDPNLVIRGFDRPNIFLEVRRTHDEDVHRRAVIDEVAGGELPGIVYVATRREAERYAADLRVAGLRADHYHGAMSKDERNASHRAFLADELDVVVATPAFGMGIDKPNVRFVHHAQIPESVDSYYQEVGRAGRDGEPARAVLFFREADLGLRKFFNAAGGMDADTLEDLAVGIAAAEGYVDSVDLQDRLGLTETALTVGLTRLEETDFVELHHDGRVEHLDDAPAPREAVDAAIARDQAQQRYESSRLEMMRAYAETDGCRGQFLLNYYGEHLDDTCGHCDHCRAGTAEAPPDEVPFPLESRVHHPKWGNGIVTRYEDDKVVVLFDEGGYRTLSLEHVVVNDLLVTE; this is encoded by the coding sequence GTGTCCCCCGAGGCGCTCGACCCGTCCGCGACCGGCATCATCCGGGTCGCTGCCCGTGACCTGCTCGACCACGATCGCCTGCGGCCCGGGCAGAAGGAGGCCGTGCAGGGCGTCCTCGACGGTCGCGACACCCTGGTGGTCCTGCCGACCGGCTCGGGGAAGTCGGCCATCTACCAGCTCGCCGCCGAGCTGATCGACGGGCCCACCATCGTCGTCTCGCCGCTCATCGCCCTGCAGGCCGACCAGGTGCGCTCCATCGCGGGTCACGAACGGCTCGGCGAAGCCGTGGCGCTCAACTCGACGCTGCGCGCGGCCGAGCGGCGCGAGCTGTTCGAGCGGCTGCGGCGCGGGGAGCTCGAGTTCGTGTTCCTCGCCCCCGAGCAGCTGGCCAACCCCGACACGCTCGACGAGTTGCGCGACGCCGGCGTGCGCCTGTTCGTGGTCGACGAGGCGCACTGTGTCAGCGAGTGGGGGCACGACTTCCGGCCCGACTACCTGCGCCTGGGCAGCGCGATCGAGGCACTCGGGCACCCGACCGTGCTGGCGCTGACCGCCACGGCCGCGCCGCCGGTGCGTCAGGAGATCGTCGAACGGCTCTCGCTGCGGGACCCGAACCTCGTGATCCGGGGTTTCGACCGCCCCAACATCTTCCTCGAGGTCCGGCGTACGCACGACGAGGACGTCCATCGGCGCGCGGTCATCGACGAGGTCGCCGGTGGCGAGCTGCCCGGCATCGTCTACGTGGCCACGCGGCGGGAGGCCGAACGCTACGCCGCGGACCTGCGGGTCGCCGGGCTGCGCGCCGACCACTACCACGGCGCGATGTCCAAGGACGAGCGCAACGCGAGCCACCGCGCCTTCCTCGCCGACGAACTCGACGTGGTGGTGGCCACCCCGGCGTTCGGGATGGGGATCGACAAGCCCAACGTGCGCTTCGTCCACCACGCGCAGATCCCGGAATCGGTCGACAGCTACTACCAGGAGGTCGGTCGGGCCGGACGCGACGGGGAACCGGCCCGCGCCGTGCTGTTCTTCCGCGAGGCCGACCTCGGGCTGCGCAAGTTCTTCAACGCTGCCGGTGGCATGGACGCCGACACCCTCGAGGACCTCGCGGTGGGCATCGCCGCCGCCGAGGGGTACGTCGACAGCGTCGACCTGCAGGACCGGCTCGGACTGACCGAGACCGCGCTGACCGTGGGGCTCACCCGGCTCGAGGAGACCGACTTCGTGGAGCTGCACCACGACGGCCGGGTCGAACACCTCGACGACGCCCCGGCACCACGGGAGGCGGTCGACGCGGCGATCGCCCGCGACCAGGCCCAGCAGCGCTACGAGTCCTCGCGGCTCGAGATGATGCGGGCCTACGCCGAGACCGACGGTTGCCGCGGTCAGTTCCTGCTCAACTACTACGGTGAGCACCTCGACGACACCTGCGGGCACTGCGACCACTGCCGAGCCGGGACCGCCGAGGCGCCGCCGGACGAGGTGCCCTTCCCCCTCGAGTCGCGCGTCCACCACCCGAAGTGGGGCAACGGCATCGTCACCCGTTACGAGGACGACAAGGTGGTCGTGCTGTTCGACGAGGGCGGCTACCGGACGCTGAGCCTCGAGCACGTCGTGGTCAACGACCTGCTGGTCACCGAATGA
- a CDS encoding ABC transporter permease has product MRSPLRIAAFARGETVSTMRQPRLLLLLILGPFLVLFLFGLGYDERVPRLDTVVVGGDDELTARVDAFLQDEQPGSIEYQGASADREQALEDLRSGQVDLVIVLPPDAAASLRAGEHASIEVHHRSLDPVTSEQIAIASDVAVAQINDQVLEEVLAVARRRSGEVEDDLTRTRQQLAALREAVDDGDLVSARDRARQLAPRLEALSAAIEDDPFVGVSPLLGGPEDLPATLRSTAAMLDVFAETDGAARLDETEQTLAELEMVVATLQDVDPVVAARPFALDLRTQTPVPIALDTYFAPGVLALMLQHLGVTFAALALVRERRPGTLEVLRVAPATVGERLAGKTLAFLLLGALAAAGLTALIVAVFAVPLPAHWLTFVALLALTVVASIGIGFLVAAVSRSDSQAVQIAMLLLLATIFFSGLFMPLERIGFPMRWISYALPATHGFLGAQDLMLLQQPTHPNLFVALGILAVLAFTAARLLLPRRTEAV; this is encoded by the coding sequence ATGCGTAGCCCGCTGCGCATCGCCGCCTTCGCCCGGGGAGAGACCGTCTCCACGATGCGCCAGCCGCGGTTGCTGCTGCTGCTCATCCTCGGACCGTTCCTGGTCCTGTTCCTGTTCGGTCTCGGCTACGACGAACGCGTTCCCCGGCTCGACACCGTCGTGGTCGGCGGGGACGACGAGCTCACCGCTCGCGTCGACGCGTTCCTGCAGGACGAACAGCCCGGCAGCATCGAGTACCAGGGGGCCTCCGCCGACCGCGAGCAGGCGCTCGAGGACCTGCGCAGCGGGCAGGTCGATCTGGTCATCGTCCTCCCGCCGGACGCGGCCGCGTCGTTGCGGGCCGGCGAACACGCCAGCATCGAGGTCCACCACCGCAGTCTCGACCCGGTCACCTCCGAGCAGATCGCGATCGCCTCGGACGTCGCGGTGGCGCAGATCAACGACCAGGTCCTCGAGGAGGTGCTGGCGGTCGCCCGCCGGCGCAGCGGCGAGGTGGAGGACGACCTGACGCGCACCCGGCAACAGCTGGCGGCGCTGCGCGAGGCGGTCGACGACGGTGACCTGGTGAGCGCACGTGACCGGGCACGCCAGCTGGCCCCCCGGCTCGAGGCGTTGTCGGCCGCGATCGAGGACGATCCGTTCGTCGGGGTGTCGCCCCTGCTGGGCGGTCCCGAGGACCTGCCGGCGACGTTGCGTTCGACCGCGGCCATGCTGGACGTCTTCGCCGAGACCGACGGTGCGGCCCGCCTCGACGAGACCGAACAGACCCTGGCGGAGCTCGAGATGGTCGTCGCGACCCTCCAGGACGTCGACCCGGTCGTGGCGGCCCGGCCCTTCGCCCTCGACCTGCGGACGCAGACGCCGGTGCCGATCGCGCTCGACACCTACTTCGCTCCCGGCGTGCTGGCGCTGATGCTGCAGCACCTGGGCGTCACCTTCGCCGCGCTCGCGCTGGTGCGCGAGCGTCGCCCCGGGACCCTGGAGGTGCTGCGGGTGGCCCCGGCCACGGTCGGTGAGCGCCTGGCCGGCAAGACGCTCGCCTTCTTGCTGCTCGGGGCGCTGGCGGCGGCCGGCCTGACGGCGCTGATCGTGGCGGTGTTCGCGGTGCCGTTGCCCGCGCACTGGCTGACGTTCGTGGCCCTGCTCGCCCTGACCGTCGTCGCCTCGATCGGGATCGGGTTCCTCGTCGCCGCCGTGAGCCGCAGCGACTCGCAGGCGGTGCAGATCGCCATGCTGCTGCTGCTGGCGACGATCTTCTTCTCCGGGCTGTTCATGCCGCTGGAACGGATCGGGTTCCCGATGCGCTGGATCTCCTACGCCCTGCCGGCGACACACGGTTTCCTCGGTGCGCAGGACCTCATGCTGCTGCAGCAACCCACGCACCCGAACCTGTTCGTCGCGCTCGGGATCCTCGCGGTGCTCGCGTTCACCGCCGCCCGGCTGCTGCTGCCGCGCCGGACCGAGGCGGTCTGA
- a CDS encoding PLD nuclease N-terminal domain-containing protein: MLQVGSLLLFAFTLYCLLDVALSDRDEVRNLPKLVWALLVVFVVGIGGLLWLLAGRPARTGAAPGGGVSRSAGFPPRGLGGGVHPSTGRPSGHTPAGPTPGPKPGPRPGPKPKGPDDDPEFLRRLDERLRRRGDRDA; encoded by the coding sequence ATGTTGCAGGTGGGATCGTTACTGCTGTTCGCCTTCACCCTCTACTGCCTGCTCGACGTCGCCCTCAGCGATCGGGACGAGGTGCGCAACCTGCCCAAGCTGGTGTGGGCGCTGCTGGTCGTCTTCGTCGTCGGCATCGGCGGCCTGCTGTGGTTGCTGGCCGGACGGCCCGCCCGTACCGGCGCGGCCCCGGGCGGCGGTGTCTCCCGCTCGGCGGGGTTCCCGCCACGCGGGCTCGGCGGGGGCGTGCACCCCTCGACCGGCCGCCCGTCCGGGCACACCCCTGCGGGCCCGACGCCCGGTCCGAAGCCCGGACCGCGGCCCGGTCCGAAGCCGAAGGGGCCCGACGACGACCCGGAGTTCCTGCGGCGTCTCGACGAGCGGCTGCGGCGTCGCGGTGACCGCGACGCCTGA
- a CDS encoding glutathione S-transferase family protein, translated as MSEQTTSQSSQGSYVEPAFERDTRYLSARITADGREGWPVEAGRYRLVVSRACPWANRSIIVRRLLGLEDALSMGVAGPTHDADSWTFDLDPGGVDPVLGIPRLKDAFEAAVPGYERGITVPAIVDISTGGVVTNDFAQITLDLSTEWTHFHRSGAPELYPQHLRAEIDEVAELVYREVNNGVYRAGFAGTQDAYEQAYEQLFARLDWLEQRLSEQRFLVGDTITEADVRLFTTLVRFDAVYHGHFKCNRQKLTEMPVLWAYARDLFQTPGFGDTIDFDHIKRHYYEVHLDINPTGVVPAGPDLANWATPHFREELGGAPFGEGTPPGPPPVDEQVPVAHNPALAER; from the coding sequence ATGAGTGAGCAGACCACCAGTCAGAGCAGCCAGGGCAGCTACGTGGAGCCGGCGTTCGAACGGGACACCCGCTACCTGTCGGCGCGGATCACCGCCGACGGACGCGAGGGGTGGCCGGTCGAGGCCGGCCGTTACCGGCTCGTCGTCAGCCGGGCGTGTCCGTGGGCGAACCGGTCCATCATCGTGCGTCGCCTGCTCGGCCTTGAGGACGCCCTGTCGATGGGCGTGGCGGGGCCGACCCACGACGCCGACAGTTGGACCTTCGACCTCGACCCCGGTGGCGTGGACCCCGTGCTGGGCATCCCACGCCTCAAGGACGCCTTCGAGGCGGCGGTGCCCGGCTACGAGCGTGGGATCACCGTCCCCGCGATCGTCGACATCTCCACCGGCGGGGTCGTGACCAACGACTTCGCCCAGATCACCCTCGACCTGTCGACCGAGTGGACCCACTTCCACCGTTCCGGCGCGCCGGAGCTGTATCCGCAGCATCTGCGCGCGGAGATCGACGAGGTCGCCGAACTGGTGTACCGCGAGGTCAACAACGGGGTGTACCGGGCCGGGTTCGCCGGTACGCAGGACGCCTACGAGCAGGCCTACGAGCAGCTGTTCGCCCGGCTCGACTGGCTCGAACAGCGTCTGTCCGAGCAGCGCTTCCTGGTCGGGGACACCATCACCGAGGCCGACGTGCGCCTGTTCACCACGCTCGTGCGCTTCGACGCCGTCTACCACGGGCACTTCAAGTGCAACCGGCAGAAGCTGACCGAGATGCCGGTGCTGTGGGCCTACGCCCGGGACCTGTTCCAGACCCCGGGCTTCGGTGACACCATCGACTTCGACCACATCAAGCGCCACTACTACGAGGTCCACCTCGACATCAACCCCACCGGGGTGGTGCCGGCGGGCCCGGACCTCGCCAACTGGGCGACGCCGCACTTCCGCGAGGAGCTCGGCGGGGCCCCCTTCGGCGAGGGGACACCGCCCGGACCCCCGCCGGTCGACGAGCAGGTCCCCGTCGCGCACAACCCGGCGCTCGCGGAGCGCTGA
- a CDS encoding SDR family oxidoreductase has protein sequence MSNPPAQSQPYPGREDQLQPPADHGEDSYQGSGRLAGKRTVITGADSGIGRAVAIAFAREGADVLISYLEEDDDAQETARLVEEAGQRAVLVPGDLADPDHCRDVVQRAVDEFGGLDVLVNNAAFQMARADLSEIPDEEWDRTFQVNITAMFHLCKAALPHLGEGASIINTTSIQEDQPSPHLLPYAATKAAILSFTGNLAKMLGERGIRVNCVAPGPIWTPLIPATLPAEMVEGFGSGTPLGRVGQPAELAPAYVLLASDESSYISGAEIPVTGGKPII, from the coding sequence ATGAGCAACCCGCCAGCCCAGAGCCAGCCCTATCCCGGTCGTGAGGACCAGCTGCAGCCGCCCGCCGACCACGGGGAGGACTCCTACCAGGGTTCGGGACGCCTCGCCGGCAAGCGCACCGTGATCACGGGTGCGGACAGCGGCATCGGTCGGGCCGTGGCGATCGCCTTCGCGCGCGAGGGCGCCGACGTCCTCATCAGCTACCTCGAGGAGGACGACGACGCGCAGGAGACGGCGCGTCTGGTCGAGGAGGCCGGACAGCGGGCCGTCCTCGTCCCCGGCGACCTCGCCGACCCGGACCACTGCCGCGACGTCGTCCAGCGCGCCGTCGACGAGTTCGGCGGACTCGACGTGCTGGTCAACAACGCCGCGTTCCAGATGGCGCGCGCGGACCTGAGCGAGATCCCCGACGAGGAGTGGGACCGCACCTTCCAGGTCAACATCACCGCGATGTTCCACCTGTGCAAGGCCGCCCTGCCGCACCTGGGGGAAGGGGCGTCGATCATCAACACCACCTCGATCCAGGAGGACCAGCCCTCACCCCACCTGCTGCCCTACGCGGCCACCAAGGCCGCGATCCTGAGCTTCACCGGCAACCTGGCCAAGATGCTCGGTGAGCGCGGCATCCGGGTGAACTGCGTGGCGCCGGGTCCGATCTGGACCCCGCTGATCCCGGCCACCCTGCCCGCGGAGATGGTGGAGGGCTTCGGTTCGGGCACGCCGCTCGGCCGGGTGGGGCAGCCGGCCGAGCTCGCGCCCGCGTACGTCCTGCTCGCCTCCGACGAGTCGAGCTACATCTCCGGCGCGGAGATCCCGGTCACCGGGGGCAAGCCGATCATCTGA
- the surE gene encoding 5'/3'-nucleotidase SurE — MTESTADRDDAHVDVEIDTSEVVRRPGRILVTNDDGIEAPGLRLLATGLADRFDDVLVAAPSSDLSGTGTGIGRYDPDAGVGMRRADVDGIEGYAIDGPPGLAVMAAALGAFGAAPDLVVSGVNNGMNTGHSVLHSGTVGGALTAATFGGRGLAVSLDVDQLGPDGERRWDTAVQVAVAVVGWMRSDAAPAVINLNVPSVPVERLRGARWARLDDFGYFSVASADVAGAALTLEVTDRTSGLDPTTDTALCRAGYVTLTALRSVEPAAVPDSDAGTVTGIERRSDAG, encoded by the coding sequence ATGACCGAGTCGACCGCCGACCGCGACGACGCGCACGTCGACGTCGAGATCGACACCAGCGAGGTGGTGCGCCGACCAGGCCGCATCCTGGTGACCAACGACGACGGCATCGAGGCACCCGGGCTGCGCCTGCTCGCCACGGGGCTCGCCGACCGCTTCGACGACGTCCTGGTCGCCGCGCCCTCGAGCGACCTCAGCGGGACCGGGACCGGCATCGGCCGCTACGACCCGGACGCCGGCGTGGGCATGCGCCGGGCGGACGTCGACGGGATCGAGGGCTACGCGATCGACGGGCCGCCGGGACTGGCCGTCATGGCCGCCGCGCTCGGCGCCTTCGGCGCCGCACCCGACCTGGTCGTCTCCGGGGTCAACAACGGCATGAACACCGGGCACTCGGTGCTGCACTCGGGCACGGTCGGCGGCGCGTTGACGGCAGCGACCTTCGGTGGCCGTGGACTGGCGGTGAGCCTCGACGTCGACCAGCTCGGTCCCGACGGCGAGCGCCGTTGGGACACCGCGGTGCAGGTGGCCGTGGCGGTGGTGGGCTGGATGCGCAGCGACGCGGCGCCGGCCGTGATCAACCTCAACGTCCCGTCCGTGCCGGTCGAACGCTTGCGAGGGGCGCGCTGGGCGCGGCTCGACGACTTCGGCTACTTCTCGGTCGCCTCCGCCGACGTCGCCGGCGCTGCGCTCACCCTCGAGGTCACCGACCGAACCAGCGGGCTCGACCCGACCACGGACACCGCCCTGTGCCGGGCGGGGTACGTCACGCTCACCGCCTTGCGCTCGGTCGAACCCGCGGCCGTCCCCGACAGCGACGCCGGCACGGTCACGGGCATCGAGCGACGGTCCGACGCGGGTTGA
- a CDS encoding ABC transporter ATP-binding protein: MSQTRGLSASRAAVVVAEDVWRTFPGQRGVRGLSMTVPEGTIFGLIGPSGSGKSTIVKLMLGMEAPERGQLRVLGVAPEGFDSALRRRMGYLPQSAAFYPELSMRHNLHLMASLYGMPSRSRFLPGRRARKARRRIADTLSFLDLEDRQKVRLSKASGGEQRRLGLAAALVHEPELLVLDEPTAGVDPLLRRRIWDRLETLRDAGTTVFVTTQYVEEAADCDLVGFLVDGRMVVVNSPSGLRSAAYGDAPPDGATFDDVFVTLLERYRAGTGDAADA, encoded by the coding sequence GTGTCACAGACCAGGGGACTGTCCGCGTCCCGAGCCGCGGTGGTCGTCGCCGAGGACGTCTGGCGCACCTTCCCCGGCCAGCGGGGCGTGCGCGGGCTGTCGATGACCGTGCCGGAGGGCACGATCTTCGGACTCATCGGCCCCAGCGGCTCGGGCAAGTCCACCATCGTCAAGCTGATGCTGGGCATGGAGGCGCCCGAACGTGGTCAGCTGCGCGTCCTCGGCGTCGCACCCGAAGGCTTCGACTCGGCGCTGCGGCGGCGGATGGGCTACCTGCCCCAGTCGGCGGCGTTCTACCCGGAGCTGTCGATGCGGCACAACCTGCACCTGATGGCCTCGCTGTACGGCATGCCGTCGCGTTCGCGCTTCCTGCCGGGCCGGCGCGCCCGGAAGGCCCGGCGACGAATCGCCGACACCCTGTCGTTCCTCGACCTCGAGGACCGGCAGAAGGTGCGCCTGTCGAAGGCCTCCGGCGGCGAGCAGCGTCGCCTCGGACTGGCGGCCGCGCTCGTGCACGAGCCGGAGCTGCTCGTGCTCGACGAGCCGACCGCCGGGGTCGACCCCCTGCTGCGACGACGGATCTGGGACCGGCTCGAGACGCTGCGCGACGCCGGCACCACCGTGTTCGTGACCACCCAGTACGTCGAGGAGGCCGCGGACTGCGACCTGGTCGGTTTCCTCGTCGACGGCCGGATGGTGGTCGTCAACTCCCCGTCGGGCCTGCGCAGCGCGGCCTACGGCGACGCCCCGCCGGACGGTGCGACGTTCGACGACGTGTTCGTGACCCTGCTGGAGCGCTACCGCGCCGGGACCGGAGACGCCGCCGATGCGTAG